The Candidatus Bathyarchaeota archaeon genome includes the window TTTCTAAAGCTTCTTCATTTTTTATGTTAGGCGCCCATGCCCCTTCATCTCCCCTTCCTCCGGTGAAAGTTGCATCCTTTTTTCTGAGAAGTGAACCAACCCTTTGATGAACTAGAACATTGGCTTTCGCCGCATCTGAAAACGTTTCTGTCTTGACGGGGAGAATCAGGAACTCTTGTATGTCTGGTGTTTTTCCTCTTGCGTGTTTTCCGCCGCCCAAAACGTTTCCAAGTGGGTAAGGAAGTTCGTTTGCAAAATAGCCGGCAAGGTGTTGAAATAATGGCATACCGTAGGATGCTGCTGCAGCCTCTGCTGTGGCTAAAGAAATGGCGTAAGCCGTGTTTCCTCCCAGATTTGTGAAGTCTTCGGTTCCATCGAGTTCGTGGAGAAGAAAGTCGATTTCCTCTTGTTCATCTGCATTTCTGCCGATTAGCTCTGGGGCAACGAGTTCTTCAACCTTTTTTATTGCTTGGTCTACTTCGCCTTTAGGGTATGAAATGACCTCAGCCTTGCCTCTGCTAGCGCCAGCTGGGGCGGAAGCTCTTCCAAACCCCGCGATGGTTGATATGTCAATTTCCAGCGTTTCTTCTCCGCGACTGTTGAAGACTGTTCGAGCAGTGACGTTTTCGATGACTGTTGACACTTCATCTGCCTCGTTAGAGTTGTTTAGCTCGTTTTCTTCTTCCAGCTTCCACGTAAAATTTCAGAACTTCGTCAATGATATCTACGTGAGACAGAAGCATACGGCGGCAACAATATCGTGTCACTCCCAAGCTGTTTAAGACTATTCCTGCGTCTTCTCCAGCCTTTACCCTTCTAGCAAACTCTTCCCACTTGTCTCCGACTAGCTTGCCGCATGTGAAACAGCGTACTGGAATGATAATTATCGAGTGCCTCCTATAGGGATGCTTTCTTAGTTTGTGTGCTTTTCATAAGGGGGAGAAAGGCATTATTTCAATGTTTCCGTCAACGGTTCACTCGTCTCTCTACCCGTCCGTCTCCTCCTCTATAGACAGACCACACGCATACACATATCGTAACAAGTCTAAATCCCACAACCCTATCTGTAGCTCTTCTGATCCCTAGCTCTTGCGCCAGGGCCACCAAACTTTTTAGGTTCTTTGCGCCTCGGATCGCCAGCGATCATAGTGTGGTCATAATCGGTAAAAACGGTTTTGAGGCGAGCACTCTTTGTCCATTTCAACAGACCCCTCGCGATGGCTGTCCGTGTAGCCTCGGCTTGCCCCATGAAACCTCCGCCAAACACTTTAACGTTTATGTCAAGCTGTTTCCATATTTCCTCATCAGCCTGCAGAAGAGGCTCCCAGATTTTATCACGGGCGATTCTAGGTTCAAAAATTTCGATAGGAACATTGTTTATGCGAATTCTACCTTTTCCAGCTCTGACGGTTGCTCGGGCAATAGCAGTTTTCCGTTTTCCGCTGGTTAATAAGATTCTTTTAGGGCTTGGTATTTTTATTCACCTATTCGAGTCCACCCGATTTCTTTTGCCAGTTTTCCAACAGTTATGTATGGACATCGCAACTTCTTCGCATTAGCGTTAGGAATCGTTTGCATTTCCTTGCCTTTAAACTCTTCAGGGACTTCGAGAAAAACCTTCAATCGTTTGTATGCTTGTTTTCCCTTTGGTTTCTTTCGTGGAAGCATGCCGCGTACGGTTCTTCGGACGATTCGATCTGGCCGCCTCCGGTGTAAGGGGCCTTTTCTTGGGTGGCCGATTTCTAAGTATCTTTTTGCCTCTTTAACTATGCTCAGTCTTTTGCCAGATATGGCCGCCTTTTCTGCGTTTACGACGATTATTTTTTCGCCTTGGAGGAGGCGTTTAGCTATGTGGCTGGCCATTCGGCCGAGAATCAGTCCAGTTGCGTCAATTACAGCAACACGTTCAGTAGTCGTTGGTTTACCCAATGATTTTCACATCTGTGCCGTTCGGGTTTTTCTTCATCAGGTCAAAGAATGATAAGCATTTTCCCTTGGCCTTTAAAATTTTTGTCTGTGCTGGTTGAGAAAAGGTGAAGGCTGCTACTTTGATTGGATGATCAATTTTTCCTGCGGCCAATACCTTGCCTGGGACCGCTACGGTTTCTCCTTTTTTAGTGTACCGATTTAATCGACTTACATTTACGGCTATGCGTCTTCGTCGTGAACGAGACAAAAAATCCGCTATATCACGCCATATTCTTGCCTCGCTTTCTCGAGACTTCTTTTTTAATGATCGAATGAGGTTAATTAGCTCTGGATTGGTAGTTCTAACATGCTTCATTTTTTTATCCCCTTTAATTGTTTAGAGAAGTCTTTAAATCGTCTGTCAAGTATGTGAACGGCTTCAAGCACTATTCTTTCAACTGGAAGAGCGCCTGTTGATTCTATGTTAAAAATAAATGCATCACCGCGTTCGTTGTTGGTTTCGGTTTCAGGCACAAACTCGTAGGCGCATGTGGAAACTGGTTGCCATTTCGCGTGGACCTTCCCTTTCCCCAGTCGAGCATATGCCTCCAATTTTATTTTCTGGTCGGGCGCCAACTTTACGAGAAGAATCTTGGCGCTAACGGGTGTTATATCCGGGTTCTCGGACTGTAGGTCTCCCGAGTATACGGTTGTTACCTCATCGGCGGCTTCAGCTTCCAGTGTCAGGGCTACACGACATAGATTGCATCCAAACTCGCTTTTGCATGGGCACTCCTCGGGAAGGTTGTAGGAATCTAAATCTGTTTTGAGGGGGATGAATCCCAGTCTATGGACAAGAATCTCGTCGGGAAGTACGGATGAGTTTTCAATGATAACTGCATCCGCTATAGCCATAGTGGGGACCTCAGAGAGCATAATTCGGCGCAACGTATTCGCAAAGGACGTGTTAACTCCTCGGATAATCAACCGCATAGTGAAATCAGTTTTCTCAATTATCTGAATCTCCATTATGACTAAACGCCCTTTTTGCAGATGCTTATGGACTCACGTGCTTTCCATAAGGAGATGAAGCCATTATTTCAATGTTATGGTGATATTTAGGAGGAAGAGGTATTCATATTACCATTAAGGAAACTTTTCGTTTGAGCAAAATGTTTCGAGTATTGCAGCATCAAAACCACAAACCTCCGCCAGTAACGCAATAATAATATCTTCTAGAACTAACCCGGTGCATGCTGACTCATTTTCAATGTTTATCGTCTCGAAAACTGGAATTGAAATAACAGTTTTTAGCTAAGGGGCAGTTAGATTCTGCGTCCTCTGCGCCCGCCCTTTCTTCTCGTTCCATCGTGTGGAACCGGTGTTACCTCTTCAATGCGACCTATGCGGAATCCAGTTCGAGCCAAAGCTCGTATGGCGGCTTGTGCTCCAGAACCCGGCGTCCTAGCACTTGATCCGCCTGGGGCTCGAACTTTGATGTGTATGGCGTTTATTCCCCTATCCCTAGCAGTACTTGCAACGTGAGCTGCGGCTCGCATGGCAGCGTGGGGTGATGATTGTAACCTAGCTGCCTTCACAAACATGCCTCCTGAGGCTCTGGCGATGGTTTCGGCGCCAGATATGTCGGTGATGTGTATAATCGTGTTATTGTAGGAGCTGTAAATGTGGACGACTGCCCATCTTTCAGTTTTTTTGCTCACTGTTTCTAAC containing:
- a CDS encoding phosphopyruvate hydratase, translated to MSTVIENVTARTVFNSRGEETLEIDISTIAGFGRASAPAGASRGKAEVISYPKGEVDQAIKKVEELVAPELIGRNADEQEEIDFLLHELDGTEDFTNLGGNTAYAISLATAEAAAASYGMPLFQHLAGYFANELPYPLGNVLGGGKHARGKTPDIQEFLILPVKTETFSDAAKANVLVHQRVGSLLRKKDATFTGGRGDEGAWAPNIKNEEALEIVAKACEEVSEESGVECRVGLDIAASTLWKPKEECYVYSREGTKRNLGEQLDFVLSLVKNYNLAYVEDPFHEEDFESFSKLTKRVKRCLVSGDDLFATSKKRLARGMKVGAGNAIIIKTNQVGTLTDAWETTKLAKKTSYAPIMSHRSGETTDTHLAHLSVAFHCPIIKTGVVGGTRVAKINELIRIEEMLGNRAKMSALSL
- a CDS encoding DNA-directed RNA polymerase subunit N; this encodes MIIPVRCFTCGKLVGDKWEEFARRVKAGEDAGIVLNSLGVTRYCCRRMLLSHVDIIDEVLKFYVEAGRRKRAKQL
- a CDS encoding 30S ribosomal protein S9 gives rise to the protein MPSPKRILLTSGKRKTAIARATVRAGKGRIRINNVPIEIFEPRIARDKIWEPLLQADEEIWKQLDINVKVFGGGFMGQAEATRTAIARGLLKWTKSARLKTVFTDYDHTMIAGDPRRKEPKKFGGPGARARDQKSYR
- the rplM gene encoding 50S ribosomal protein L13 translates to MGKPTTTERVAVIDATGLILGRMASHIAKRLLQGEKIIVVNAEKAAISGKRLSIVKEAKRYLEIGHPRKGPLHRRRPDRIVRRTVRGMLPRKKPKGKQAYKRLKVFLEVPEEFKGKEMQTIPNANAKKLRCPYITVGKLAKEIGWTRIGE
- a CDS encoding 50S ribosomal protein L18e, coding for MKHVRTTNPELINLIRSLKKKSRESEARIWRDIADFLSRSRRRRIAVNVSRLNRYTKKGETVAVPGKVLAAGKIDHPIKVAAFTFSQPAQTKILKAKGKCLSFFDLMKKNPNGTDVKIIG
- a CDS encoding DNA-directed RNA polymerase subunit D encodes the protein MEIQIIEKTDFTMRLIIRGVNTSFANTLRRIMLSEVPTMAIADAVIIENSSVLPDEILVHRLGFIPLKTDLDSYNLPEECPCKSEFGCNLCRVALTLEAEAADEVTTVYSGDLQSENPDITPVSAKILLVKLAPDQKIKLEAYARLGKGKVHAKWQPVSTCAYEFVPETETNNERGDAFIFNIESTGALPVERIVLEAVHILDRRFKDFSKQLKGIKK
- a CDS encoding 30S ribosomal protein S11; translation: MSKKTERWAVVHIYSSYNNTIIHITDISGAETIARASGGMFVKAARLQSSPHAAMRAAAHVASTARDRGINAIHIKVRAPGGSSARTPGSGAQAAIRALARTGFRIGRIEEVTPVPHDGTRRKGGRRGRRI